A DNA window from Christiangramia salexigens contains the following coding sequences:
- a CDS encoding UpxY family transcription antiterminator, with amino-acid sequence MHWYVVRTKPQHEIKTAALLEGLGVEVYCPVYTEIRQWSDRKRKVTSPLFKSYVFVKLEEKNRNQVFQAPGVLSYLHWLKKPAVVKPEEIEVIKSWLNNDSLEDFKVRDFKPGDEVEIKNGKLANNKAIVKETGNKTLKLLLPGLGWTLTASLKDLI; translated from the coding sequence ATGCATTGGTATGTTGTTCGTACAAAGCCCCAGCATGAAATAAAAACCGCAGCCCTTTTGGAAGGTCTGGGAGTTGAGGTCTATTGTCCGGTGTATACTGAGATACGGCAATGGAGCGATCGCAAGCGGAAAGTTACAAGTCCGTTATTCAAATCTTATGTTTTTGTGAAACTGGAGGAGAAGAACCGAAATCAGGTTTTTCAGGCTCCCGGGGTATTGAGCTATCTTCACTGGCTTAAGAAGCCTGCGGTAGTGAAACCTGAAGAGATCGAGGTGATCAAATCCTGGTTGAATAATGACAGCCTGGAAGATTTTAAGGTAAGGGACTTTAAGCCTGGAGACGAAGTAGAGATCAAAAACGGAAAACTTGCCAATAATAAAGCCATCGTCAAAGAAACCGGAAATAAAACATTAAAACTCCTACTTCCCGGTCTGGGCTGGACCTTAACAGCGAGTCTGAAGGATCTTATTTAA